Proteins co-encoded in one Gopherus evgoodei ecotype Sinaloan lineage chromosome 4, rGopEvg1_v1.p, whole genome shotgun sequence genomic window:
- the LOC115651556 gene encoding interferon-induced transmembrane protein 5-like, which yields MDTSYPREDYLPMTSRKQDTCPTVITIGPSVVPRDHLIWSIFNTIYMNLCCFGLVALAYSVKARDQKVAGDIEAARRFSSKAKCYNILAMVWSLLLPLLLIALVITGVIHLSKLAQESMDFFNYKLFTNDDDGK from the exons ATGGACACGTCTTACCCTCGCGAGGACTACCTGCCCATGACATCCCGCAAGCAGGACACTTGTCCCACCGTCATCACCATTGGACCCTCTGTAGTGCCCCGGGACCACCTGATCTGGTCCATCTTCAACACCATCTACATGAACCTCTGTTGTTTTGGCTTAGTGGCTCTTGCCTACTCCGTCAAG GCGCGGGATCAGAAGGTGGCTGGTGACATCGAGGCTGCTCGCCGCTTCAGCTCCAAAGCCAAATGCTACAACATCCTGGCGATGGTGTggagcctgctgctgccactgctgctcatCGCCCTGGTGATCACAGGCGTGATCCACCTCTCCAAGCTCGCTCAGGAATCGATGGACTTCTTCAACTACAAGTTGTTCACTAATGACGATGACGGAAAGTGA